From a region of the Thermodesulfobacteriota bacterium genome:
- a CDS encoding sirohydrochlorin cobaltochelatase, producing the protein MRALAALLALALAVFSAPLSARAQGSQLLTRTLQDRPAVVIAAFGTSTAAEATYGVFEARLREALPELEIRWAFTSEVIRERVNERRRTEERTDFLPSLQQALADLEAAGYTKAAVQPLHIFPGQEYDEVVSIASRFPGLRVEIGDTLLHRWENVRHVVEAVARDFLPPEEGCNVLVSHGTPLTASPANIAYLGLERHLPRAHPNAFLGVVEGIFAAEDALGSAAACPGSRVRFLPFMYVGGEHLMRDVMGEGESWKKVVEAAGKTAEATTVEHQGQTLYKGLGFHPEVNDLFLDSLRRALARL; encoded by the coding sequence ATGAGAGCCCTCGCCGCGCTTCTCGCCCTGGCCCTGGCAGTATTCTCCGCCCCGCTTTCTGCACGGGCCCAAGGCTCCCAGCTCCTCACCCGCACCCTGCAAGACCGGCCCGCCGTCGTCATCGCCGCTTTCGGCACCAGCACCGCCGCTGAGGCCACCTACGGCGTCTTCGAGGCCCGCCTCCGGGAAGCCCTCCCCGAGCTCGAGATCCGCTGGGCCTTCACCTCCGAGGTCATCCGCGAGCGGGTGAACGAGCGGCGCCGGACCGAGGAGCGAACGGACTTCCTCCCGAGCCTGCAGCAGGCCCTCGCGGACCTGGAAGCCGCCGGCTACACCAAAGCCGCGGTGCAGCCGCTGCACATCTTCCCGGGGCAGGAGTACGACGAGGTAGTGTCCATCGCGTCGCGCTTCCCGGGGCTGCGGGTGGAGATCGGAGACACCCTTCTCCACCGCTGGGAGAACGTGCGCCACGTGGTCGAGGCCGTTGCCCGGGACTTCCTCCCCCCCGAGGAGGGGTGCAACGTGCTCGTCTCCCACGGCACCCCGCTCACCGCCTCGCCGGCGAACATCGCCTACTTGGGGCTCGAGCGGCACCTGCCCCGCGCCCACCCCAACGCCTTCCTCGGCGTCGTGGAGGGCATCTTCGCCGCGGAGGACGCCCTCGGCTCTGCCGCCGCCTGCCCGGGCTCCCGGGTGCGCTTTCTGCCCTTCATGTACGTGGGGGGCGAGCACCTCATGCGCGACGTCATGGGCGAGGGGGAGAGTTGGAAGAAGGTGGTGGAGGCCGCGGGCAAGACCGCCGAAGCCACCACCGTGGAGCACCAGGGCCAGACCCTCTACAAGGGCCTGGGCTTCCACCCCGAGGTCAACGACCTCTTCCTCGACTCCCTGCGCCGG
- a CDS encoding ATP-dependent 6-phosphofructokinase, whose amino-acid sequence MPLVRHVGILTGGGDCPGLNAVIRAVVKSAILDHGLRVTGFLDGFAGLLEDRRCELSFDDVSNILTQGGTILGASNRDNPFRVPIHGPDGVRHEDHSDRAAETLERHGVDALITLGGDGTLSIADRFARKGVPVIGVPKTIDNDLSETDVTFGFDSARAIATEALDRLHTTAASHHRILVLEVMGRNAGWIALEAGIAGGGDVILIPEIPFHYESLRESILRRTRRGRRSSLVVVAEGTPSPGGGSVVRKLVEGSHEPVRLGGIGSVVAGELENLLPFEVRYVVLGHLQRGGSPTPLDRILGTRFGVAALRAAVDGAWGTMPALQGDRIVRVPLADAVARLKTVDPEGERVAVARSVGVVFGDERRL is encoded by the coding sequence CACGGGCTTCCTCGACGGGTTTGCAGGCCTGCTGGAGGACCGCCGCTGCGAGCTCAGCTTCGACGACGTCTCCAACATCCTCACCCAGGGGGGCACCATTCTGGGGGCCTCCAACCGGGACAACCCCTTCCGCGTCCCGATCCACGGACCCGACGGCGTCCGCCACGAGGACCACTCGGACCGCGCCGCCGAGACCCTGGAGCGCCACGGGGTCGATGCCCTCATCACCCTGGGGGGCGACGGCACCCTCTCCATCGCCGACCGCTTCGCCCGCAAGGGGGTGCCGGTCATCGGCGTTCCGAAGACGATCGACAACGACCTCTCGGAGACCGACGTAACCTTCGGGTTCGACTCCGCCCGCGCCATCGCCACCGAAGCCCTCGACCGACTGCACACCACCGCCGCGTCCCATCACCGGATCCTGGTGCTCGAAGTCATGGGCCGAAACGCCGGCTGGATCGCCCTGGAGGCGGGGATCGCCGGGGGCGGAGACGTCATCCTCATCCCCGAGATCCCCTTCCACTACGAGAGCCTGCGGGAGAGCATCCTGCGCCGCACTCGCCGCGGGCGGCGCTCCTCCCTGGTGGTGGTCGCCGAAGGCACCCCCAGCCCCGGGGGCGGCTCGGTGGTCCGAAAGCTCGTGGAGGGAAGCCACGAGCCCGTGCGCCTGGGTGGCATCGGCTCGGTGGTGGCGGGGGAGCTCGAGAACCTCCTGCCCTTCGAGGTGCGCTACGTGGTGCTGGGGCACCTCCAGCGGGGCGGCTCCCCCACCCCCCTGGACCGCATCCTGGGGACCCGCTTCGGGGTGGCCGCCCTCCGGGCCGCGGTGGACGGCGCCTGGGGAACCATGCCCGCCCTCCAGGGGGACCGCATCGTGCGGGTGCCCCTGGCCGACGCCGTAGCCCGCCTCAAGACCGTAGACCCGGAAGGCGAGCGCGTCGCCGTGGCGCGCAGCGTGGGGGTGGTGTTCGGGGACGAACGAAGACTGTGA